In Equus asinus isolate D_3611 breed Donkey chromosome 13, EquAss-T2T_v2, whole genome shotgun sequence, one DNA window encodes the following:
- the NLRP1 gene encoding NACHT, LRR and PYD domains-containing protein 1 isoform X3: MAAQDLVPGVQAQETEDSEEHRTAPLAQAEMAGGAELQWPWYLESREKEEPKEFQLCLCDAHSGHSPGETVAQVEASGPEVASRLVALYGQRQAWDLPFLTQRRMDLSRVSIRAHKEAASIPIQVSSLHVSLGKPNLEFSSAPSSTMVLGHRVPEAPGLLQDSQRKNLRHLPGTSGHTWKENPPSFPFQDFPYSPVCESPSQESPNAPTSTAVLGGWEFPPQSMLACRKQEPPRTAWPLAETSGKHSTGIRERYQKQWRETPCPTQSRQNEDLHQKFVQLLLLHTSDPGSHESLVRRCCPHGVVEEEGHLIEIGDLFGPGLGTQRGPHTVVLHGVTGIGKSTLARQVRGAWEEGRLYRDRFQHVFYFNCTELAQSKPVSLAKLMGEDCAAPAPPIRSQQEKMLFILDGLDEPKLVLEEQRPLCEDWSLRQPVPRVLHSLLRKVLLPEASLLVTARTPAPQKFILSLEHPHWVEVLGFSESSRKEYFYRYFTEESQAVQAFSLVESNPALLTLCLVPFVSWMVCTCLKQQMERGEELSLTSQTTTALCLHYLSQALPAQPLRTQLRCLCSLAAEGVGQGETLFSLKDLRKHRLDGACISTLLKMGLLQKHPTSQRYSFIHPFFQGFFAAMSYALGDKEKSDHLNSTRRIKKLLEKCERHDPFGTPTTPFLFGLLSEQGMRKMEHIFSCKLSQERKRDLLQKVEAEVRRGHPSLPPYSLQVLRCLYEIQDEDFLTQAMAHFQRTRMYVRTDLELLVFTFCVKFCHHVERLQLNESGPHRQAWRPSSVVLLSRAPVTDACWKVLFSVLQVTGSLKELDLSGNFLSLSAVQSLCEALRHPRCHLQTLRLASCGLTAEGCKDLASGLSASQTLTELELSCNVLEDAGAKHLCQGLRQPSCVLQRLLLVSCGLTSGFCQDLASVLSAGSRLTELDLQQNELDDLGVKLLCEGLRRPTCQLMLLWLDQTQLNEEVTEMLRALEKNAQLLILSRWKPSVTTPNEGRDGGEMSENRCSLKRQRAESESSSPQVVQVQPLFLPFPASPGDPHVEPLETKDDFWGPMGPVATEVVDKERSLYRVHLPMAGSYRWPNTGLHFVVRGPVTIEIEFCAWGQFLDRTVPQHSWMVAGPLFDIKAEPGAVAAVYLPHFVVLQAGVSPVRILGTDTAPLIKPC; encoded by the exons ATGGCAGCTCAAGACTTGgtcccaggagtccaggcccagGAGACAGAAGACTCGGAGGAGCACAGAACA GCCCCCCTAGCCCAGGCAGAGATGGCCGGTGGAGCCGAGCTGCAATGGCCCTGGTACTTGGAGTCAAGGGAAAAGGAGGAGCCGAAGGAGTTCCAGCTTTGTCTGTGTGATGCACACTCCGGGCACTCTCCCGGTGAGACTGTGGCTCAAGTAGAGGCCAGTGGCCCGGAGGTGGCCTCACGCCTGGTGGCTCTGTATGGGCAGCGGCAGGCTTGGGACCTGCCCTTCCTCACCCAGAGGAGGATGGACCTGAGCAGGGTGAGCATCCGGGCCCACAAAGAGGCAGCCTCCATACCAA TCCAAGTTTCCTCACTCCATGTCTCCCTGGGTAAACCCAACCTGGAGTTCTCCAGTGCGCCCAGCTCCACCATGGTGCTGGGGCACCGGGTCCCTGAGGCCCCGGGGCTCCTCCAAGACTCACAGAGAAAAAATCTGAGACACTTGCCTGGCACATCTGGACACACCTGGAAAG AAAACCCACCCTCGTTCCCTTTCCAAGATTTTCCATACTCCCCAGTCTGTGAGTCACCAAGCCAGGAGTCACCCAATGCCCCCACGTCCACAGCGGTGCTAGGGGGCTGGGAATTCCCACCTCAGTCCATGCTGGCGTGCAGAAAGCAGGAGCCTCCCAGGACTGCGTGGCCTCTGGCTGAAACATCGGGAAAACACAGCACAG GAATCAGAGAAAGATACCAGAAGCAATGGAGAGAGACGCCCTGCCCCACACAGTCAAGGCAAAATGAAGATTTGCACCAAAAATTCGTGCAGCTACTACTTCTACACACATCTGACCCCGGAAGCCATGAGTCCCTGGTCAGGAGATGCTGTCCTCACGGGGTGGTAGAGGAGGAAGGACATTTGATTGAGATTGGAGACTTATTTGGCCCGGGCCTGGGTACCCAGAGAGGGCCTCACACAGTCGTACTGCATGGGGTTACTGGAATCGGGAAGTCGACACTGGCCAGACAGGTGAGAGGAGCCTGGGAGGAAGGTCGGCTGTACAGGGACCGCTTCCAGCACGTCTTCTACTTCAACTGCACAGAGCTGGCCCAATCCAAGCCAGTGAGTCTTGCCAAGCTCATGGGAGAAGACTGCGCTGCCCCAGCGCCTCCCATTCGGTCTCAGCAGGAAAAGATGCTCTTCATCCTCGATGGTTTAGATGAGCCAAAATTGGTCCTGGAGGAGCAGAGGCCTCTCTGTGAGGACTGGAGCCTACGGCAGCCAGTGCCCAGAGTACTGCACAGTTTGCTGAGGAAAGTCTTACTTCCCGAGGCATCCTTGCTGGTCACAGCTCGGACCCCAGCTCCACAGAAGTTCATTCTTTCTTTGGAGCACCCACATTGGGTGGAAGTCCTTGGATTCTCCGAGTCCTCCAGGAAGGAATATTTCTACAGATATTTCACAGAAGAAAGCCAAGCAGTTCAAGCCTTTAGCTTGGTTGAGTCAAACCCAGCCCTCTTGACCCTGTGTCTCGTGCCCTTCGTGTCCTGGATGGTCTGCACTTGCCTGAAGCAGCAGATGGAGCGGGGGGAAGAACTCTCACTGACATCCCAGACCACCACAGCCCTCTGTCTGCACTACCTTTCCCAGGctctcccagctcagcccctcaGGACTCAGCTGAGGTGCCTCTGCtctctggctgctgagggagTCGGGCAAGGAGAGACCCTGTTCAGTCTGAAGGACCTCAGGAAGCACAGGTTAGATGGGGCCTGCATCTCCACTCTCCTAAAGATGGGTCTTCTTCAAAAGCACCCCACCTCTCAGAGATACAGCTTCATTCACCCGTTTTTCCAGGGGTTCTTTGCAGCAATGTCCTATGCACTGGGGGATAAGGAGAAAAGTGATCATCTTAACAGCACCAGACGTATAAAAAAGTTGCTAGAAAAATGTGAGAGGCACGACCCGTTTGGGACACCAACCACACCTTTCCTATTCGGCCTTTTGAGTGAGCAGGGGATGAGAAAGATGGAGCACATCTTCAGCTGCAAGCTGTCTCAAGAGAGGAAGCGGGACCTACTgcagaaggtggaggcagaggtgcGGCGAGGGCATCCCTCCCTGCCACCATACTCGCTGCAGGTGCTCCGCTGTTTGTATGAGATTCAGGACGAAGACTTCCTGACGCAGGCAATGGCCCATTTCCAAAGAACAAGGATGTACGTCCGGACCGACTTGGAGCTCCTGGTGTTCACTTTCTGTGTTAAATTCTGCCACCATGTGGAGAGGCTTCAGCTGAATGAGAGTGGACCACACAGACAGGCGTGGAGGCCCTCCAGTGTAGTTCT gtTGAGCCGGGCCCCAGTCACAGATGCCTGCTGGAAGGTTCTCTTCTCCGTTCTCCAGGTCACTGGGAGCCTGAAGGAGCTGGACCTGAGTGGGAACTTCCTAAGCCTCTCTGCAGTACAGAGTCTTTGTGAGGCCCTGAGACACCCTCGCTGCCACCTACAGACCCTGCG ATTGGCCAGCTGTGGCCTCACAGCTGAAGGCTGCAAGGACCTCGCCTCCGGGCTGAGCGCCAGCCAGACCCTGACGGAGCTGGAGCTGAGCTGCAATGTGCTCGAGGACGCCGGAGCCAAGCACCTTTGCCAGGGGCTGAGACAGCCGAGCTGCGTGCTGCAGCGACTGCT GCTGGTCAGCTGTGGCCTCACGTCTGGCTTCTGCCAGGACTTGGCCTCCGTGCTGAGTGCTGGCTCCAGGCTCACAGAGCTGGACCTGCAGCAGAACGAGCTGGATGACCTCGGCGTGAAGCTGCTCTGTGAAGGGCTCAGACGTCCTACCTGCCAACTCATGCTCCTGTG GCTGGACCAGACCCAGCTGAATGAGGAGGTGACAGAGATGCTGCGGGCCCTGGAGAAGAACGCTCAGCTGCTCATCCTCAGCAGATG GAAGCCGAGTGTGACGACCCCTAACGAAGGCCGGGATGGAGGAGAGATGAGTGAAAACAGGTGCTCACTCAAGCGGCAGAGAGCAGAATCAG AGAGCAGCTCCCCTCAAGTGGTACAGGTGCAACCcctctttctgccttttcctGCCTCTCCGGGGGACCCGCACGTGGAGCCTCTGGAGACCAAAGATGACTTCTGGGGCCCCATGGGTCCTGTGGCTACCGAGGTGGTTGACAAAGAGAGGAGTCTGTACCG AGTTCACCTCCCCATGGCTGGCTCCTACCGCTGGCCCAACACAGGTCTCCATTTTGTGGTGAGAGGGCCAGTGACCATCGAGATTGAATTCTGTGCCTGGGGCCAATTCCTGGACAGGACTGTCCCACAGCACAGCTGGATGGTGGCAGGACCTCTGTTTGACATCAAGGCTGAGCCAGGAGCTGTGGCAGCTGTGTACCTCCCTCACTTTGTGGTCCTCCAAG